A segment of the Syntrophorhabdaceae bacterium genome:
GCAATGGTCTCTCTCCTAGGCAGGTCGAAATGGACCCCCTCCTTCAGGACGCGACCGAATTCCCCGTATATCTTGAGATAGTCGTCATATTCGTTCTCCTTCATTTCCTCAAATGTTTCGAGGATCTTCTTTGTGAGCGAGTTCTTTATGATATCAACCTGCCGGTTGTTCTGGAGTATCTCCCGGGAGACATTGAGCGGCAGGTCCGATGAATCGACGACGCCGCGCACGAAGCGCAGGTACTGGGGTATGAGATCCTCGCAGTGGTCCATGATCCTGACCCTCTTCACGTAGAGCGTTGGCCCAAACTTGAAATCGCGGTAGAGCATGTTCACGGGTGCTATGGAAGGCACGAACATGAGGGCCGCGAATTCCGACGTCCCTTCCGCCCTGTAATGGATGACCTTTGCGGGGGGATGAAAATCATGGGATATGTGCTTGTAGAAGTCGGTGTACTCCTCGGGGCTCGCTTCCGACCTCTCCTTGAGCCAGAGGGCCTTCATGGAATTGAGCGTCTCTTCTTCGCGCACCTTTACCTTTTCGCCCTTTTTCAGCTCGCTCTCTATCTCTTTTTCCACTTCCATGACGATGGGATGCTCGATAAAATCCGAATATTTCTTGACGACGCTGCGGATTTCCCATTCGCTGAGATAGATATTCTCGTCCTCGCGGAGATGGAGGATGACGTCGGTGCCTCGGGATCCTTTTTCCGTCTCCTCGACGGTGAAGGTGCCGTCGCCGGAGGATTCCCATTTGATGCCCCGTGTTCCCTTCGAACCGGCGCGGTGGGAGATGACGGTGATCCTGTCGGCCACCATGAAGGAGGAATAGAATCCCACGCCGAACTGGCCGATAAGCTCGGGATTGTCCTTCACCTCCTGGCTTTTCAAAGCCTCAAGGAATTCCTTTGTGCCCGAACGGGCGATGGTGCCCAGCGATTCGATCACCTCATCGTGGGTCATACCGATGCCGTTGTCACTGATCGTAAGCGTCCCCGCATCTTTGTCGACGACGAGTTTGATCTTCCACCCGCTGCCCTCTTCCAGGATATCGCTGTTTGTCAACGATTCATAGCGCGCCCTGTCGATGGCGTCGGAAGCATTCGATATGAGCTCCCGCAAGAAAACCTCCTTGTGGGAGTAAAGAGAGTGGATCATAAGGTCGAGAAGCTGTTTGACCTCGGTCTTGAATTCCATACGTTCACTTGTCATGTTCAGATCACCTCGAATTTAGTTGTTTTGTCCCCAAAAAATAAGACAGGGGAGGAGATGAGTCAAGAGACAAGGAGAAGGATTCGGAGATCAGGCGCCAGAGTTCTTGCGTTCACCCCTTTTCTCCTGACTCTTGACTCCACCCCCTTAGCCCTTCTTTTCCTGGTTCTACCGTGCTATAATCAGTCATCCATGGAGGCTTGCCGCGAAGCGGCCCTTCATTCTGCCGTCAACGTTGACAATGCTTTGCAAAGGATGATAATTTTGCAGCGAAGGATACCATGAAGATAGCTGTTTCAGGAAAAGGCGGTGCGGGGAAAACGACCCTTGCCGGGGGCATGGCGCGGATTCTCGGCGAGAGGGGTAAAAAGGTGATCGCCATCGACGCCGACCCGGACTCGAACCTGGCAAGCGCCATCGGCATCGACGAGGAAAGTCTGAATGCGGTGAGGCCTCTTGCCGCCATGGAGGAGTTCATCGCCGAGCGGACGGGTTCGAAAAAGGGCCAGTACGGGGCCTTCTTTCAGCTGAACCCCCGCGTCGACGACATA
Coding sequences within it:
- the htpG gene encoding molecular chaperone HtpG, with translation MTSERMEFKTEVKQLLDLMIHSLYSHKEVFLRELISNASDAIDRARYESLTNSDILEEGSGWKIKLVVDKDAGTLTISDNGIGMTHDEVIESLGTIARSGTKEFLEALKSQEVKDNPELIGQFGVGFYSSFMVADRITVISHRAGSKGTRGIKWESSGDGTFTVEETEKGSRGTDVILHLREDENIYLSEWEIRSVVKKYSDFIEHPIVMEVEKEIESELKKGEKVKVREEETLNSMKALWLKERSEASPEEYTDFYKHISHDFHPPAKVIHYRAEGTSEFAALMFVPSIAPVNMLYRDFKFGPTLYVKRVRIMDHCEDLIPQYLRFVRGVVDSSDLPLNVSREILQNNRQVDIIKNSLTKKILETFEEMKENEYDDYLKIYGEFGRVLKEGVHFDLPRRETIADLLLFASTSSQEGKLRTLKEYIDDMKEGQEEIYYIVGSSLSDAANSPYLEAFKQKEYEVVFMTDDIDDFIFNGFEYRGKKMHSITRGDISLDKDKTVQIEETKKKYAKLIDLVKETLSEEVKDVRLSGRLTDTVCCLVADEGDLDPAMERLLKAMGQDLPPMKRILELNPSHPLFVSMNSIFEKEEASPELKDYIRLLYDQALVLEGSKPKDPAAFSRAIARLMVENAEKR